In Candidatus Babeliales bacterium, the following proteins share a genomic window:
- the rplM gene encoding 50S ribosomal protein L13, with product MDMNKAFYLRKEDQKPKWHVIDARGKIVGRLATKVADILHGKHVPIYTPHSDAGDYVVIINAKDVVFTGKKWQQKTHYTYSGWMGGQKSATMEELGAVKVLELAIERMLPKSKLGRSVIKKLRIYEGAEHPHIAQMEKAR from the coding sequence ATGGATATGAATAAAGCATTTTACCTCAGAAAAGAAGATCAAAAGCCAAAATGGCACGTAATTGATGCACGTGGGAAAATTGTAGGCCGTTTGGCGACAAAAGTTGCTGATATTCTACATGGAAAACACGTTCCTATCTATACTCCTCATTCTGATGCCGGTGACTACGTAGTCATCATCAACGCAAAAGACGTTGTTTTTACCGGTAAAAAATGGCAACAAAAAACTCATTATACCTATTCAGGGTGGATGGGCGGACAAAAATCGGCCACAATGGAAGAGTTGGGCGCGGTTAAGGTCTTAGAGCTTGCGATTGAAAGAATGCTGCCAAAATCGAAATTAGGCCGATCTGTGATTAAAAAGCTACGCATCTACGAAGGCGCTGAGCATCCGCACATTGCGCAAATGGAAAAAGCTCGATAA
- a CDS encoding M50 family metallopeptidase — MAFQIVSQLLGTAQHLFFIAAGIAGVGFLIGFHELGHFLFCKLFKIATPSFSIGMGPKLLSKKIGETEFVLSAIPFGGYVEIAGAAEVGQGDQKEAHRKDKYSFAAKPYYQKMLVMAGGVLFNLIFAYAALSALYFLGMPKSALLYPSNASTTISTIESESPAAQAHLEEGDIVRAVNNEPITSATQLITIVKNNPNNELKFSVERAGTVHELPVLIGERQVQDQRMGFVGLDFVIPKYSFIDSIKMGISSTHLIVAQVWKALVGIFTLQNVGQVGGPLMVISQTVKGAEKGIKVFLLLLAFISVNLALMNIIPLPIMDGGQALLYTIEAIVGRPLPEKTRMMIHYVCWIAVLALVVFLSVKDVLHLFSIA, encoded by the coding sequence ATGGCTTTCCAAATCGTATCGCAGCTACTCGGCACTGCACAGCATCTTTTTTTCATTGCGGCAGGAATCGCAGGCGTCGGATTTCTTATAGGATTTCACGAATTAGGCCACTTCCTCTTTTGCAAACTGTTCAAGATTGCTACCCCCTCGTTTTCTATAGGGATGGGGCCAAAGCTTTTAAGCAAGAAAATAGGTGAAACCGAATTCGTGCTTTCTGCCATTCCATTTGGAGGGTACGTTGAAATCGCTGGCGCTGCAGAAGTAGGCCAAGGGGACCAAAAAGAGGCGCACCGAAAAGATAAATATTCGTTCGCGGCTAAACCGTATTATCAAAAAATGCTTGTGATGGCAGGCGGCGTGCTTTTCAACCTGATTTTTGCTTATGCTGCCCTTTCGGCTCTTTATTTTCTGGGTATGCCAAAATCTGCACTTCTTTATCCAAGCAATGCCTCAACCACAATTAGCACCATTGAAAGCGAATCTCCTGCAGCTCAAGCTCATCTTGAAGAGGGAGACATTGTTAGAGCGGTAAATAATGAACCGATTACTTCAGCTACGCAATTAATCACGATTGTTAAGAATAATCCTAACAATGAGCTTAAATTCTCAGTAGAACGTGCAGGAACAGTCCATGAATTGCCTGTTTTGATTGGAGAACGCCAAGTTCAAGATCAAAGGATGGGGTTCGTCGGGTTAGATTTTGTTATTCCAAAATATTCGTTTATTGATTCAATAAAAATGGGCATTTCATCAACTCATTTAATTGTTGCACAAGTTTGGAAAGCATTAGTCGGCATTTTTACCCTTCAAAACGTTGGCCAAGTTGGCGGCCCATTAATGGTAATTTCGCAGACGGTTAAAGGGGCTGAAAAAGGAATCAAAGTCTTCTTGCTGCTTCTTGCATTTATCAGCGTAAACTTAGCACTCATGAATATCATTCCTCTTCCTATCATGGACGGTGGCCAAGCGCTTCTTTATACGATTGAAGCTATCGTAGGCCGCCCATTACCTGAAAAAACCCGTATGATGATTCATTATGTTTGCTGGATCGCTGTGCTTGCGCTCGTGGTTTTCCTCAGCGTTAAAGATGTACTTCACCTATTTTCAATAGCGTAA
- the rpsL gene encoding 30S ribosomal protein S12 encodes MPTINQLARFGRHKVVYKSKSRALKGAPQARGVCTRVSTMTPKKPNSALRKVARVKLSTGIEITAYIGGEGHNLQEHSVVLVRGGRVKDLPGVKYHIVRGALDTAGVENRKQGRSLYGAKRQQAKAAK; translated from the coding sequence ATGCCTACAATAAATCAACTTGCCCGCTTTGGACGTCACAAAGTGGTATATAAGTCTAAGAGCCGTGCACTTAAAGGTGCTCCGCAAGCACGTGGTGTTTGTACTCGTGTGTCTACCATGACTCCTAAAAAACCTAACTCAGCTCTTCGTAAAGTAGCTCGCGTTAAGCTTTCAACGGGAATCGAAATAACTGCGTATATTGGTGGTGAAGGCCATAACTTACAGGAACACTCTGTGGTTCTCGTTCGTGGCGGAAGAGTAAAAGATCTTCCAGGTGTGAAATATCACATCGTTCGCGGTGCGCTTGACACTGCTGGAGTAGAGAATAGAAAGCAAGGACGTTCGTTGTATGGCGCAAAACGACAACAAGCTAAAGCGGCTAAATAA
- the rpsG gene encoding 30S ribosomal protein S7 — MARRKKLISLKRDIGVDERYGSELVAKFINVVMWRGKKGVARKIVYDAIEILTKKAGNNREKGLESFYRAFEQVFPAIEVRPRRVGGSVYQIPVEVRPERRRALAMRWVIDAAKKRSDKSMGLRLGHELLDAAEGRGDAVKKKLDVHKMAEANRAFSHYAW; from the coding sequence ATGGCAAGGCGTAAAAAATTAATTAGCTTAAAGCGTGATATCGGTGTTGACGAGCGCTATGGGTCTGAATTAGTTGCAAAATTCATCAACGTTGTTATGTGGCGTGGCAAAAAAGGTGTTGCGCGCAAAATCGTTTATGATGCGATCGAAATTCTTACCAAGAAGGCTGGAAATAACCGCGAAAAAGGGCTTGAGTCTTTTTATCGAGCTTTTGAGCAGGTTTTTCCTGCTATTGAAGTACGTCCACGACGCGTCGGTGGTAGCGTGTATCAAATTCCCGTTGAAGTTCGCCCAGAACGTCGCCGTGCGCTTGCGATGCGTTGGGTTATTGACGCTGCCAAAAAGCGATCAGACAAATCTATGGGATTGCGCTTAGGCCACGAGCTGCTCGATGCAGCAGAAGGTCGCGGAGATGCGGTCAAGAAGAAGCTAGATGTTCATAAGATGGCTGAAGCTAACCGTGCATTCTCGCACTACGCGTGGTAA
- the fusA gene encoding elongation factor G yields MSRERELQKFRNIGIAAHIDAGKTTVTERILFYTGVTHKLGEVHEGDTVMDWMEQERERGITITSAATTCTWKGHNINIIDTPGHVDFTIEVGRSLRVLDGMVGVFCGVAGVQPQSETVWRQAKRYKVPRIIFVNKLDRVGGDFLRVVNDINEKLHVNAVPAQMQVGFSENLSGIIDLLTRKMATFSEADRGVTITWSDVPADQVEQMEKLRTQLVEKACDFDDAMAERYLNGEEISIPEIKAALRKGVISQQIALAFCGTAFKNKGVQLMLDAVTDYLPSPLDVPPVVGKVPSTGKEEECKADPDAPFAALVFKIMTDPFVGVLTFIRVYSGEIKSGSYVYNANTGNKERVSRLVKMHANKREEIDSVKAGDIAAVVGIKDAITGHTLCAEDRPILLESIDVPAPVIDSSIEPKNKGDYEKMVIGLRKLMQEDPSFRFTYNQETGQTVISGMGELHLEIIVDRLKRESKVDVAQGKLQVAYKETIQKPVDSEGKYIKQSGGRGQYGHVWIKLEPRERGSGFVFEDDIVGGSIPKEFIPGVEKGIEEALSSGILAGFPVVDLKVSLYDGSYHDVDSSEMAFKIAGSMAFKSGLAQANPVLLEPIMKVEVETPEEYMGDVMGDLNSRRGRILGMEGRGGSQVINAEVPLGEMLGYATSLRSMTKGRASYSMEFEAYREVPKHIEAAVAQKK; encoded by the coding sequence ATGAGTAGAGAAAGAGAACTGCAAAAATTTAGAAATATTGGTATTGCTGCCCATATTGACGCTGGTAAAACCACCGTAACTGAGCGAATCCTTTTCTATACCGGTGTTACCCATAAGCTGGGCGAAGTCCATGAGGGTGATACGGTTATGGATTGGATGGAGCAAGAGCGTGAGCGCGGCATTACGATTACTTCCGCTGCAACAACATGCACGTGGAAGGGTCACAATATTAATATTATTGATACACCCGGACACGTTGACTTTACCATTGAAGTAGGTCGCTCATTGCGCGTACTTGATGGAATGGTCGGAGTTTTTTGTGGTGTAGCTGGTGTTCAACCTCAATCAGAAACGGTATGGCGCCAAGCAAAACGTTATAAAGTTCCGCGTATTATTTTTGTTAATAAACTTGATAGAGTCGGTGGCGATTTCTTGAGAGTTGTTAATGATATCAATGAAAAATTACATGTAAACGCTGTTCCTGCTCAAATGCAAGTTGGTTTTTCCGAAAATCTTTCAGGAATTATCGATTTGCTAACGCGCAAAATGGCTACGTTTAGTGAAGCTGATCGCGGCGTTACTATAACGTGGTCTGATGTTCCTGCTGATCAAGTGGAACAAATGGAAAAATTGCGTACGCAGCTTGTTGAAAAAGCGTGCGACTTTGACGATGCAATGGCGGAGCGCTATTTGAATGGCGAAGAGATTTCGATTCCTGAAATTAAAGCAGCACTCCGTAAGGGTGTTATTAGCCAGCAGATCGCTCTTGCATTCTGCGGTACTGCATTCAAGAACAAAGGTGTTCAGCTGATGCTTGATGCGGTAACCGATTATCTACCATCGCCTCTTGATGTTCCGCCCGTTGTAGGAAAAGTTCCTTCTACCGGTAAGGAAGAAGAGTGCAAGGCTGATCCAGATGCTCCTTTTGCAGCGCTTGTATTTAAGATTATGACCGATCCGTTCGTTGGAGTTCTTACGTTTATTCGTGTTTATTCTGGCGAAATTAAATCTGGCTCATACGTGTACAATGCAAACACTGGCAACAAAGAGCGCGTAAGCCGCTTGGTAAAAATGCATGCCAATAAGCGTGAAGAAATTGATAGTGTAAAAGCTGGAGATATTGCCGCTGTGGTCGGTATTAAAGATGCGATCACTGGTCATACGCTCTGCGCAGAAGATCGCCCGATCTTGCTAGAATCTATTGATGTACCAGCTCCGGTTATTGATAGCTCTATTGAGCCAAAGAATAAGGGTGATTACGAGAAAATGGTAATCGGCTTGCGCAAATTAATGCAAGAAGATCCTTCATTTAGATTTACTTATAATCAAGAAACAGGCCAAACGGTTATTTCTGGTATGGGTGAATTGCATCTTGAAATTATTGTGGATCGCCTCAAACGTGAATCAAAAGTGGATGTGGCGCAAGGCAAACTTCAAGTTGCGTATAAAGAAACAATTCAGAAGCCTGTCGATTCTGAGGGAAAATACATCAAGCAATCTGGTGGCCGTGGTCAATACGGACATGTTTGGATTAAGCTTGAACCTCGCGAGCGTGGATCAGGATTTGTATTTGAAGATGATATCGTTGGTGGATCGATTCCAAAAGAATTTATTCCCGGTGTAGAAAAAGGTATTGAAGAAGCCCTCTCTTCTGGCATCTTGGCAGGATTTCCTGTAGTGGACCTTAAAGTTTCTCTATACGATGGTTCGTATCACGATGTTGACTCTTCAGAAATGGCGTTTAAAATCGCCGGCTCTATGGCATTCAAAAGCGGACTTGCGCAAGCAAATCCTGTGCTTCTTGAACCCATTATGAAAGTAGAAGTAGAGACGCCTGAAGAATATATGGGTGATGTAATGGGTGACCTTAACTCTCGAAGAGGCAGAATCTTAGGGATGGAAGGTCGCGGCGGTAGCCAAGTGATTAACGCTGAGGTTCCGCTAGGTGAAATGCTTGGTTATGCGACGTCGCTGCGTTCGATGACCAAGGGAAGGGCAAGCTATTCTATGGAGTTTGAGGCATATAGAGAAGTGCCGAAACACATTGAAGCGGCTGTAGCTCAGAAAAAATAG
- the tuf gene encoding elongation factor Tu codes for MAAIFERKKPHVNVGTIGHVDHGKTSLTAAITKYLANKGLANFTAYDQIDKSPEERERGITIAASHVEYETDKRHYAHVDCPGHADYVKNMITGAAQMDGAILVVSAADGAMPQTREHILLAKNVGVPALVVFLNKCDMVDDKDMIDMVEEEVRDLISKYGFPGAEIPVIRGSATKALAGDAGELGYQAIQKLLDAIDSYIPEPVREIDKPFLMPVEGVFSIAGRGTVATGRVERGKVKVGEEVELVGFGSTQKTVVTGVEMFKKELKEGQAGDNVGILLRGTKKEEIERGMVIAKPGSVQPHQKFKCQIYILSKDEGGRHSPFFNGYRPQFYFRTTDVTGIVTLPAGREMVMPGDNVELSVDLISPIAMEKDLRFAIREGGRTVGSGVVTEILK; via the coding sequence ATGGCAGCTATATTTGAAAGAAAAAAACCGCACGTAAACGTCGGAACCATCGGTCACGTTGACCATGGAAAAACCAGCCTTACCGCTGCAATAACAAAATATTTGGCAAACAAAGGTTTAGCAAACTTCACCGCTTACGATCAAATCGATAAGTCGCCTGAAGAAAGAGAACGCGGAATTACGATCGCTGCGTCTCACGTTGAATATGAAACAGACAAACGTCACTATGCGCACGTTGACTGCCCTGGCCACGCCGACTATGTAAAAAACATGATTACCGGTGCGGCACAAATGGACGGCGCAATTCTTGTTGTTTCTGCAGCTGATGGTGCGATGCCTCAAACGCGCGAACATATCTTGCTTGCAAAAAACGTAGGTGTTCCTGCCCTTGTTGTATTCTTGAACAAATGCGACATGGTTGATGACAAAGACATGATTGATATGGTCGAAGAAGAAGTTCGCGATCTTATCAGCAAATATGGTTTTCCTGGTGCTGAGATTCCTGTTATCCGTGGTTCTGCAACAAAAGCACTTGCAGGCGATGCTGGTGAACTAGGCTACCAAGCAATCCAAAAATTATTAGACGCAATTGATAGCTATATTCCTGAACCAGTTCGAGAAATCGACAAGCCGTTCTTGATGCCAGTTGAAGGCGTATTCTCTATTGCTGGTCGTGGTACAGTTGCTACAGGCCGTGTAGAGCGTGGCAAAGTTAAAGTCGGTGAAGAAGTTGAACTCGTTGGCTTCGGATCAACACAGAAGACTGTTGTAACTGGTGTTGAAATGTTCAAAAAAGAACTTAAAGAAGGCCAAGCGGGCGACAACGTAGGTATTCTTCTTCGTGGTACGAAAAAAGAAGAAATTGAACGTGGTATGGTTATCGCTAAGCCAGGTTCAGTACAACCTCATCAAAAATTCAAATGCCAAATTTACATCTTGAGCAAAGATGAAGGCGGTCGTCATAGCCCATTCTTCAACGGTTATCGTCCTCAGTTCTATTTCCGAACAACAGACGTTACTGGCATTGTAACATTGCCGGCTGGTCGTGAGATGGTTATGCCTGGTGATAACGTTGAACTAAGCGTTGACCTTATCTCGCCAATTGCGATGGAGAAAGATCTTCGCTTTGCAATTCGTGAAGGTGGACGCACCGTTGGATCTGGTGTAGTAACTGAAATTCTTAAATAG
- the rpsJ gene encoding 30S ribosomal protein S10 — translation MKKQKIRLALKSYDHQLLDKAVKQIVLTAKRTGSRVVGPVPLPNKSRYFTVLRSPHIDKKSREQFDLTTHKRIVDIVDPSEETMTALMKLSISSGVDVEIC, via the coding sequence ATGAAAAAACAAAAAATTCGCCTAGCGCTTAAATCGTATGATCACCAGCTTCTTGATAAAGCAGTGAAACAAATTGTTTTGACAGCAAAAAGAACAGGTTCCCGTGTTGTGGGACCTGTTCCATTGCCTAATAAGAGTCGCTATTTTACCGTTTTGCGTTCTCCGCATATCGATAAAAAGTCACGCGAGCAATTCGATTTGACAACGCATAAGCGTATCGTTGATATTGTTGATCCCTCTGAAGAAACAATGACAGCGTTGATGAAATTAAGTATATCTTCTGGGGTTGACGTAGAAATTTGCTAG
- the rplC gene encoding 50S ribosomal protein L3, producing the protein MLNGIWGTKIGMTQVFSEQNKVVPVTVIDLNNWIISQVKTKDRDGYEAVQIGCLRERYAEEPFQIEWLKKKNKYFKYFREIALTEPGSYQVGQPFDWAAVLAVGQKVDVFGMTKGRGFQGVVKRHNFRGGSASHGPRFGRWPGSMSFMRSQGRVIKGKKLPGHMGCDQRVMKHLEVIRVEQDAKLVLVKGSVPGGAGSLVFVQKV; encoded by the coding sequence ATGTTAAATGGTATTTGGGGAACCAAAATTGGCATGACCCAAGTTTTTTCTGAGCAAAATAAGGTTGTTCCGGTAACGGTTATCGACCTTAATAATTGGATTATTTCTCAGGTGAAAACTAAGGATCGTGATGGGTATGAAGCAGTTCAAATTGGATGTTTGCGCGAACGTTATGCGGAAGAACCTTTCCAAATTGAATGGTTAAAGAAGAAAAATAAATATTTTAAATATTTTCGTGAAATTGCATTGACCGAACCAGGTTCCTATCAGGTAGGGCAACCATTTGACTGGGCAGCGGTTTTAGCCGTTGGCCAAAAAGTTGATGTTTTTGGGATGACCAAAGGCCGTGGATTCCAAGGTGTTGTTAAGCGCCACAATTTTAGAGGCGGTAGCGCCAGTCACGGGCCACGTTTTGGTAGATGGCCGGGATCTATGAGTTTCATGAGATCTCAAGGTCGTGTTATTAAAGGTAAAAAATTACCTGGCCACATGGGTTGTGATCAACGCGTGATGAAACATCTAGAAGTGATTCGAGTTGAGCAAGATGCAAAGCTTGTCCTTGTTAAGGGTTCAGTACCTGGCGGTGCAGGCTCGCTTGTGTTTGTGCAGAAAGTATAG
- the rplD gene encoding 50S ribosomal protein L4, translated as MCAQKTKKTQSTSQNALMVAKAADFQAVPERSIDKAAFAISIRTLLQNGRQGTVGCKGRADVNFSNKKPWKQKGTGRARAGSARSPLWIGGGVIFGPQPRTRTLKISKDLKRGVLNTLFWNYLEKGSIGVLDWQLSNDLPKTAHAHQALKDAQLIGKRIILFLSTEDMVHYASFVNIPDVNVVLFDDANAYSIVRGDQWVVLKKDLDLFKKMVATWS; from the coding sequence ATGTGTGCTCAAAAAACAAAAAAAACTCAATCTACTTCGCAAAATGCTTTGATGGTTGCTAAAGCTGCAGATTTTCAAGCAGTTCCTGAGCGCTCAATCGATAAAGCCGCTTTTGCGATTAGTATTCGTACGTTGTTGCAAAACGGCCGTCAAGGTACCGTTGGTTGCAAAGGACGTGCAGACGTTAACTTTTCAAATAAGAAGCCTTGGAAACAAAAAGGTACAGGTCGTGCACGTGCCGGATCTGCTCGCTCTCCACTATGGATTGGTGGTGGCGTAATTTTTGGTCCACAGCCTCGTACAAGAACTCTCAAAATTTCAAAAGATCTCAAACGAGGTGTTTTGAATACATTATTCTGGAATTATCTGGAAAAAGGCTCGATTGGCGTGCTTGATTGGCAACTTTCTAACGATTTGCCTAAAACAGCTCACGCGCATCAAGCATTAAAAGATGCCCAATTGATTGGCAAAAGAATTATCCTCTTTCTTTCTACTGAAGATATGGTGCACTACGCTTCTTTTGTAAATATTCCAGATGTGAACGTTGTGCTCTTTGATGATGCGAACGCATACAGTATTGTACGCGGCGATCAATGGGTTGTATTAAAGAAAGATCTAGACTTGTTTAAGAAAATGGTGGCCACATGGAGTTAA
- a CDS encoding 50S ribosomal protein L23 — translation MELSIYNVILGPVVSSKASGLMQQFKQVVLRIHPQANKPMVKEALKKLFNVETETVRIVVRKGKNRTVKRKITQGKLSKRAIVTLKPGYSLGVAETGQMAAAEQLPAGQK, via the coding sequence ATGGAGTTAAGCATTTATAATGTCATCCTCGGACCAGTGGTGAGCAGCAAAGCTTCAGGATTAATGCAACAATTTAAACAAGTTGTTCTTAGAATACATCCTCAAGCAAATAAACCTATGGTAAAAGAAGCGCTTAAAAAGCTCTTCAATGTTGAGACAGAAACAGTTCGCATTGTGGTCCGCAAAGGAAAAAATCGTACGGTCAAACGTAAGATAACACAGGGTAAACTTTCAAAGCGTGCTATTGTTACTTTGAAACCTGGTTATTCCTTAGGCGTTGCAGAAACAGGTCAAATGGCAGCTGCCGAGCAACTGCCTGCAGGCCAAAAGTAA
- the rplB gene encoding 50S ribosomal protein L2, producing MAIITRKPRNSSLRFQSFLTSEDITKKSPEKSLVFGLRKKGGRNAYGRITVRHRGGGAMRKYRMIDFMRSCRDVEGKVMAIEYDPNRNVRIALVSYANGSKAYMLLPQNLSVGHTVAAGQNVDPKVGNCLPLRNIPVGFVVHNIEIKPGGGGKLVRSAGLGAQVLAKENEYATLKMPSGEIRKINLECWATVGMLGNAEHKNIVIGKAGRTRQMGIRPTVRGMAMNPVDHPHGGGEGRSKSGSHPTTPWGKGCKGTRTRRRKNPLILKRRK from the coding sequence ATGGCAATAATCACAAGAAAACCAAGAAACTCTTCGTTACGATTTCAAAGTTTTTTGACTTCTGAAGATATAACGAAAAAATCACCGGAAAAATCGCTCGTTTTTGGGTTGAGAAAAAAAGGTGGTAGAAACGCTTATGGTCGCATTACCGTGCGCCATAGAGGCGGTGGCGCGATGCGCAAATACCGCATGATAGATTTCATGCGCTCATGCAGAGATGTTGAAGGTAAAGTTATGGCGATCGAATACGATCCAAATCGTAACGTTCGTATAGCATTAGTTTCATATGCCAATGGTTCAAAAGCGTATATGCTTCTTCCTCAAAATTTGAGCGTAGGGCATACAGTTGCTGCTGGTCAGAATGTTGACCCAAAAGTAGGGAATTGCCTGCCATTGCGCAATATTCCTGTCGGTTTTGTGGTTCACAATATCGAAATAAAACCAGGCGGCGGCGGTAAGCTTGTACGTAGTGCTGGTCTTGGTGCGCAGGTTCTAGCTAAAGAAAATGAGTATGCTACATTAAAGATGCCATCTGGAGAGATTAGAAAAATTAATCTGGAATGTTGGGCAACGGTTGGCATGCTTGGAAATGCTGAGCACAAGAACATCGTTATTGGTAAAGCAGGACGTACGCGCCAAATGGGTATTAGACCAACGGTTCGTGGTATGGCGATGAACCCTGTTGATCACCCTCATGGCGGTGGTGAAGGTCGTTCTAAATCTGGTTCTCACCCTACAACTCCTTGGGGTAAGGGATGCAAGGGTACCAGAACGCGTCGTAGAAAGAATCCATTGATTTTAAAAAGACGTAAATAA
- the rpsS gene encoding 30S ribosomal protein S19 has product MARSIKKGPFVDESLIKKVEQAKTSGKREVIKTWSRRSMVIPDFVGLTIAVHNGKKFIPVFVTENMVGHYLGEFAPTRTFRVHSGQRQAGVAPES; this is encoded by the coding sequence ATGGCAAGATCGATTAAAAAGGGCCCGTTCGTAGACGAGTCACTAATAAAAAAAGTTGAGCAGGCTAAAACTTCTGGGAAACGAGAAGTTATTAAAACCTGGTCTCGAAGAAGCATGGTAATTCCTGATTTTGTAGGGCTTACTATTGCGGTTCACAATGGTAAGAAATTTATTCCTGTTTTTGTTACAGAAAATATGGTGGGACATTACCTGGGCGAATTTGCGCCAACCAGAACTTTTAGAGTTCATAGTGGCCAGCGTCAAGCCGGAGTTGCCCCAGAGTCATAA
- the rplV gene encoding 50S ribosomal protein L22, with product MQFSAKAKFVRYSPYKLRPLADVIRGKNAQYALHWLETYKTRRSVPLKKMLMSAVANAKNLNELSPNDLVIKDLRIDEGPIIRYYKPGAMGRANIQRKRLCHLSVILERLGK from the coding sequence ATGCAATTTAGTGCCAAAGCTAAATTTGTACGTTACTCGCCTTACAAATTGCGCCCCTTGGCCGACGTGATCCGAGGAAAAAATGCGCAGTATGCTCTACACTGGCTTGAAACGTATAAAACTCGTCGATCGGTACCTTTGAAAAAGATGCTTATGTCGGCTGTCGCAAATGCTAAAAACTTGAATGAATTATCGCCAAACGACTTGGTGATCAAAGATTTACGCATTGATGAAGGCCCAATCATTCGCTATTATAAGCCAGGAGCAATGGGTCGAGCGAATATTCAAAGAAAACGGCTCTGCCATTTGAGTGTAATCTTAGAACGTCTGGGCAAATAA
- the rpsC gene encoding 30S ribosomal protein S3, with the protein MGQKVNPKGFRIGVYRDWDARWFARKSYGKQIIEDVKLRRFLNRYLDNAEVARVEIEKAGDDSVKVIIHSGRPGVIIGKGGQDIETLKKDISNFLKRPNVEISVQEVKSPELDATLVAKNIAAQLEKRGSFKSAMKKAVASAMRAGAKGIKVRCAGRLGGAEIAREEYERFGQLPLHTLRSDIDYGFAEAKTTYGIIGVKAWICKGEVQQ; encoded by the coding sequence GTGGGTCAAAAAGTTAATCCAAAAGGTTTTAGAATAGGTGTCTATCGTGATTGGGACGCGCGTTGGTTTGCGCGTAAATCATACGGTAAGCAAATTATTGAAGACGTAAAGCTTCGTAGATTTCTTAATCGTTACTTAGATAATGCTGAAGTAGCGCGTGTAGAAATTGAAAAAGCCGGCGACGACAGTGTTAAGGTGATTATTCACTCTGGAAGACCGGGTGTGATCATCGGTAAGGGTGGCCAAGATATCGAAACATTGAAAAAAGATATTTCGAATTTCTTGAAAAGACCAAACGTTGAAATATCGGTTCAAGAAGTTAAATCTCCTGAATTAGATGCGACTCTGGTTGCAAAAAATATCGCAGCACAATTAGAAAAACGCGGTAGCTTCAAATCTGCAATGAAAAAAGCAGTAGCTTCAGCGATGCGAGCAGGCGCTAAAGGTATTAAGGTACGTTGCGCAGGTCGTTTGGGTGGTGCTGAAATTGCGCGTGAAGAATATGAGCGTTTTGGCCAGCTTCCGTTGCATACCTTGCGTTCAGATATCGACTATGGTTTTGCTGAAGCAAAAACAACTTATGGCATCATTGGTGTCAAAGCTTGGATTTGCAAAGGCGAAGTGCAACAGTAA
- the rplP gene encoding 50S ribosomal protein L16 codes for MLMPKKTKFRKVQKGRLKGLSKGCRELFFGNYGLKAVEPARLTAQVIEAVRITISRGLQKNGKLFLRVFPDKPVTKKPAETRMGKGKGNPEFWVAAVKRGRIMFEIEGLPESEAKELFRLAAYKLPMKTQFVKKTDDNG; via the coding sequence ATGTTAATGCCGAAAAAAACTAAATTCCGTAAAGTGCAAAAAGGAAGACTCAAAGGCCTCTCAAAAGGATGTCGCGAGCTTTTCTTTGGAAACTACGGCCTCAAGGCAGTAGAACCAGCACGCCTTACCGCACAAGTGATTGAAGCGGTTCGAATTACTATTTCGCGCGGTTTGCAGAAAAACGGTAAGCTTTTCCTAAGAGTTTTCCCTGATAAGCCGGTAACAAAAAAGCCAGCTGAAACACGTATGGGTAAAGGTAAGGGTAATCCTGAGTTTTGGGTTGCTGCAGTTAAGCGTGGCCGTATTATGTTTGAAATTGAAGGGTTGCCGGAGAGCGAAGCTAAAGAGCTTTTCAGACTCGCAGCATATAAGCTCCCTATGAAAACCCAATTTGTAAAGAAGACGGATGACAATGGCTAA
- the rpmC gene encoding 50S ribosomal protein L29, which yields MAKNELDLKNMSGEDLYKFVEAQRAELFSLRLSAATQPTKDYSQFKKLKKNIARGLTQLRDKSEQLG from the coding sequence ATGGCTAAGAATGAATTGGATTTGAAAAATATGAGTGGCGAAGACCTTTATAAGTTTGTCGAAGCACAACGAGCAGAGCTTTTCAGCTTGCGCTTGTCTGCAGCTACGCAACCAACGAAGGATTATTCGCAATTTAAGAAATTGAAAAAAAACATTGCACGAGGCTTAACGCAACTGCGTGATAAGTCTGAGCAGCTAGGTTGA